The nucleotide window GCTGGCATGCTGCGCCGGGCGAACACGTATTGGATGCGCTATTGCCACCCCAGTCATGCGCTCATGCGCGGTGCGGGCCCAAGAGTCTGCGCGACAATCTGCGCCATATTTCAATCATGACCACTTCGGCGTACCTCGGGCGACGACATCAACCGCGCCAAACAGGTCACCGAGGACCGCCTGTAACCAACTCGTGAGGGCCGTTCTCGACAGCTGATTGAGTGGAATGGTAATTTGGTACCCACCAACTTATGGTGGGCACCAAACTGGACGAGACATGGAGTGGGCGCGCGAGCGGCGGTGCGTACATGCGACCGAATTTCCCAACTGAGTTCAAGCGGCACCTGGTCCAGCAATCCTTTGAGCCGGGGGCGTCGGTAGCGCTGATCGCCCGCGAGAACGACATTAACGCCAACCTTCTGTTCAAGTGGCGCCGGCATTATCTTGACGGTGCCTAGCTAGGGTCCGCCGGCGTTGCCGGAACACACGAAGCCGGCAACCGATAGCAGGAGTCCAGGATTGTCATCGGCAACTTGAATGTCGTCGAAACTTGACGGTGTGAAACTCACTGCGTGGAACTGTCTTTTCTTGATTCGTCTTCTTCGTGTCCGGCTTATCTACAACTTGGTTTTTCTTCGCTCCTTTCCCTGATTTCCCTTGTGGTTGCCGTATTCTGTCCAGAAACCTTCCCAAGGTCAGCCGTGGCGCAGAACCAGCGCGCCACCACCGCGTTATTGCTGCATC belongs to Paraburkholderia sp. FT54 and includes:
- a CDS encoding transposase, coding for MVGTKLDETWSGRASGGAYMRPNFPTEFKRHLVQQSFEPGASVALIARENDINANLLFKWRRHYLDGA